A stretch of DNA from Coccidioides posadasii str. Silveira chromosome 1, complete sequence:
CTTTTCTATCTCTCTGGCAACAATTTCGGGTGACGCCACGGCGGCGTATTTTTCACCTGGTGGAGGTCTCTTCTTGTCATCTTTCTTCAACCTTTTCCCATTTGCTTTCTGAATTTCTTCGATGCGGACCGGAATCGGCCTCTTATTCGACTTGAAAAAGGTCTTTCCCAGAGTCTTAATCAATCGTAGTATGATCCGATCGTCTGCTAGAAATACATCATGCTCCGATAATAGCATGCGCCTGCTTTCAAAGCTCTTATATCGCTCCTTTAGTTTGGTGAGGCCAATGACTTTTGTAATTCGGGAGGATAGAGATTTGGGGAATGCCTCGTCGGCAATGACATCTTTCACTGCTCGTTGAGGGTCGGCAGTTATAAGGCAGATATTGAGCGAGGATGATGTATTCAAAGAATGCGGCACAGGAATTTTTCCTGGCTTTAGGCGGTTCTTGTCGACGATGTGCTTCTTAGTGGTGAGAATAAGCCAAACGGGTACGTCCTCGCCGGATACTTCTTCGCCTTCAGAGTCACTGTCGCCATCGATTGGTAATTTCTTCACCGTTGATTCctctgctttcttcttctcctcgcTTTTGATGTGCCGTAGTAGTGCCGTGGAAGCTCGAATCACCTGGGAAGCGCAAAGGTTTAGTTTGAGTCAAACACGAATAGATTAACACTTCGCCCACCTGCTCATTATTTAATTGATAAGGTGATCCTGAAGTCGCTTTAATCGTGAGCTCTTCCGACGAGACTGCCATTTTGAATCCCGCTTGTCAGAATGTTCAAAGCTCCTCCAACCAAACTTCGCGGATCTCAAAATTTCCAAAAAGGCCAACCTCTGTTCCTCTGTTGGGTGATGGATTTAGGTTCATAATAAATCCGATCCAGTCGCTTACTCATCCATTGCAGTTCACCGTCACCAGCAAACAGCTCTCTGAGGGCCATGACCAACGACAGTGGTTGTGTGCTAAACAGAGACACATTAGGCACTCTACATGGACAACAAGAGGTTGGCCCGGCTAAATACTAATCCCCTTTGCACGGGAGCGTGAAAATGGTTTTGTCGTGCAGCATAGCTCCAACAACATAACCACCATGATCTAGCCCGCTGTTGGACAGGGCCAGATTGGGTACTTTCATAGTCCAACAAGCTTGTTTAAGGCGCATCCACCCCCAGTTAAGTTCGTACGACGTGGTCGCGCAGCCAGATATCAACCCATACCATTAAACCAACATCGGCTAATGATGTCCGGCACGGATATTACGCCTTATGGATCAGAAGCTATGATGTCCACCAGCAAACTAGCTGCTCAACAATTCTGTGCGAATGTGGTCATAAAAACATCTTATTTCAGGTTCTATAAAAGTACCTGTATTGTGCTGTGCGCATTTGCTGCTGTGACTCTGTGTTACGAATAGGCTATCAAATGATGTGGAATCAGCAGGGACCATCTTCGGTTCTGGAAGTGTGAAAGCTGCACAATCTTTGAGGCCGGCAATTGCCTTGTTAGAGGCATGAAAATCCTGATACAATTCAAATTTCAGCATCAGATTGGTCTACTAACCATTCACTATATAGGGATGTGCATGTTGACCTTTCTGTTTATTTCAACTGGCATCTGGAGCACACTGTAACGCAAACCAATTAGGCATTCATCATTCTCAGCTGACAGCATCAGTTTCAGAATTGATTCAAGCTTACCGTTTCCCTGTTTTTGTCGTGCAACACCCGCAGAATAATGAGGTAGGATAACAAATTACCTTAAGAAGTGACACCAGAATTGAGCCCTTGTATCGTCCATGTATTCATGTTCACTTACTACAAACAACATAGCGGGGATAGGAACCATACCGCAGAGAATAATCCCAGCCAGAATGCTAGAAAGGTGGATGTAAGAAACACAGAGCTCCCAGAAGATTTCTTGGCGTATGCTTACCTAGAGTCGGTCCGAGGACCTTACATCTACACGGGTTCTGGTCAGTGCCGCATTGGATACAAATCGGAACCCACGGAACTCCGGGGATGCGTGGGACTGGAGACATGATATTGCAAAGATTAAATCTAGAAAATTGGACTCCGCTGTTGTGGATTTAGAAATGGAAGCATTCTGGTCGTTTAGGACTTGTGCTTCGTTGACGGAAATACTGAAAGGGATGGATGGATGATATCACTGGATGATGACGTcgatgtacagagtacgtTACCTCGCCCCTTGTGGCCAGGGGAACGCAGACTGGGTTGAAAGCTTGCATTTTCAGAAGTCAATAATTGACTCAATTCTACGGAGTTTCCGATCTGGTTTAGAAAATGAAAGGCTTTCCAGTCACGCAACAGCGTGTGGTGTGTTCGCCGAGTACTTTGGGCACTTGTGAGAACTCGGACGAAGTTCATTACATACAATATTAATTTATGCAGACGTAAGGGGAGAATCATACTTTCATTCTCTTCGCTTTCGAGCCCTCAATACCATCCGAATCCACCGGTGTCTTTTGCTGTTCACTTCGAATCCTCTCTCGCACCTCCATAAGGGCTTTTCCCAGTAGATTCAGTCCCCATCGATGTCGCATGGCACCTGCATTTTTGGCCCCGAATCCCACTCCCCATATCCTATCGCGGGGACTGGCTTCAATAAGTTCTCTATCACCCGTTGCTAGCAATTGGGCCTTTAGGTCCTCATTTTGGGTGAATTTCAAATAATTCCCTTCCACCACGATTCGTAAGCGCTCCTTGTTCCAGAGCTTTTCATCGAAGTTGGGGACTTTGCGACCAAGACTCCGGAGGGTGCTGGGGTGCGGGACGGGCTTATCAACGGAGGCGATTTCCTGAGTGATGCTATCGTCTGGGGCGAAGAGTACGCCCTTGCGGTGCATCATGTAGCTAGTGCATCGGGAAAAGGAAAGCGGCAGAAAAGCGTCAGTACTCAGGAGGAATGTCCAAGAGAGCTGGATGGTCCTCACTGTTCACAATTCATATACGTAATCTCGACATTCTTAGCATCGTCTTCGTCGCCCGGCTGAGTGACAGTGAATTTAGATTCGTACCACTGGCCAAGGAACCCGTTTTCCTGTTCCGGTTTCCAAAAGTAGACAGGACCGTCGTCTGCGGACGATCTGCGCATCTCTTCCCTCTTGGATTTGAGCTGTCGTTTGTGTGGCATTACTTGGTCGTGTCAAGACAAAAGATCCGGGAGGAATTGAAGTTATCAACAGGCTCAAACACAGCCAGTTAAATGCCCGCGAGAGCGGATGTGAGTTTGGAGTTGCCTTGCGTGCAATGAGTCACGAGAAGTCCCGCCTGTTAGTTCTGGAGTTTCGACGAAAGCCTTGTACATTGCGAAGGCAATCTATGACctgcttttccttttctgcggtcttactccgtacatccaTGAGATTTAAAGTCTCTTCGGTCCTCGACTTCTCCATGCAGCCCAACTACAGACAAATTGTTACCAAAAAACACTGTGAAGTTTTGCGTCTTAGAATCGCATTGCGGTTGCCAAAGTTCCCTTCAGATTCTCGAGCCGCTTGAAACTTCATCTGATGGTGACTTTGGGCAGACACAGCCACGCCAAGCAGTGGAGCCGAGGA
This window harbors:
- a CDS encoding uncharacterized protein (EggNog:ENOG410PN46~COG:S~BUSCO:10800at33183), whose product is MAVSSEELTIKATSGSPYQLNNEQVIRASTALLRHIKSEEKKKAEESTVKKLPIDGDSDSEGEEVSGEDVPVWLILTTKKHIVDKNRLKPGKIPVPHSLNTSSSLNICLITADPQRAVKDVIADEAFPKSLSSRITKVIGLTKLKERYKSFESRRMLLSEHDVFLADDRIILRLIKTLGKTFFKSNKRPIPVRIEEIQKANGKRLKKDDKKRPPPGEKYAAVASPEIVAREIEKTLDCIPVHLAPATTAAIKVGTSRFTPQQITENIEAVVKGMTDKFVTKGWRNVKAIHVKGANTVAMPIWLASELWLEDSDVRENEEQSEVKAIEGSKKSDKKRKAVKAADDSNSKKRKVTEDDGEAELIASRKHKLKMQKAKARSES
- a CDS encoding uncharacterized protein (EggNog:ENOG410PQMG~COG:S~BUSCO:14423at33183), encoding MPHKRQLKSKREEMRRSSADDGPVYFWKPEQENGFLGQWYESKFTVTQPGDEDDAKNVEITYMNCEHYMMHRKGVLFAPDDSITQEIASVDKPVPHPSTLRSLGRKVPNFDEKLWNKERLRIVVEGNYLKFTQNEDLKAQLLATGDRELIEASPRDRIWGVGFGAKNAGAMRHRWGLNLLGKALMEVRERIRSEQQKTPVDSDGIEGSKAKRMKV